Proteins encoded in a region of the Parerythrobacter aestuarii genome:
- a CDS encoding DUF885 domain-containing protein, producing the protein MKLIRTALLATAALALPATPALADHHGAKPAAEAQAEAPASERDKLFALFADSDKRNLELNPLSRLFRGDDKDADRLGDFLTDSSYYADLRDTQLNVALLQQIDRSKLDPQDQLAYDVFRYNQEQSLKGSTPEIRALTEVRPVNHFFGFHTFYPNFSSGKGAAPFKTIAHYEDNLSRHDDYIAITDRAIDKFREGMASGVVETKLTIGIVIQQLTTLIDTPLEESQFMGPVKNFPEDFSEEDKTRLTAAYEAKTKEIDAAHKRMRDFLRDEYIDAAREEVGLSQMKGGEKLYAQLVEQTTTLPLDPDTIHNIGLEEVERIKGDLEELKAEVGFEGTLTEFFDFVRTDAKFKPESREWLTQDYYRIGKEVDKVIGDYFSLLPKSELKIEPYDPSIEQFQAGGSYQSGTPDGSRPGTFYFNAYDLPSRLTTGNTTLYLHEGAPGHHFQIMLAQENTALPNFMRFGGTTAFVEGWALYAETLGYEMGFYEDPWARYGTLQDEQLRAMRLVVDTGIHSKGWSREQAIDFMLTNSGMTRTEVVAEVERYIAIPSQALAYKMGALTIQRLRKKAEDTLGDDFDIKEFHAQVLGTGGLPLAVLEAKIDRWIASQQ; encoded by the coding sequence ATGAAACTCATCCGTACCGCGCTGCTGGCGACCGCTGCGCTCGCTCTTCCTGCCACCCCGGCGCTGGCCGACCATCACGGTGCCAAGCCCGCCGCAGAGGCGCAGGCAGAAGCCCCCGCCTCCGAGCGTGACAAGCTGTTCGCGCTGTTTGCAGATTCCGACAAGCGCAACCTCGAGCTGAACCCGCTTAGCCGCCTGTTCCGCGGGGATGACAAGGATGCCGACCGGCTCGGCGATTTCCTGACTGACTCGTCCTATTATGCCGACCTGCGCGACACGCAGCTCAATGTCGCGCTGCTGCAGCAGATCGACCGCAGCAAGCTCGATCCGCAAGACCAGCTCGCCTACGACGTCTTCAGATACAACCAGGAACAGTCGCTCAAGGGCTCTACCCCGGAAATCCGCGCGCTCACTGAAGTACGCCCGGTCAACCATTTCTTCGGCTTCCACACATTCTATCCGAACTTTTCCAGCGGGAAGGGCGCGGCGCCATTCAAGACCATCGCGCATTATGAGGACAACCTCAGCCGCCATGACGATTATATCGCCATCACCGACCGCGCAATCGACAAGTTCCGCGAAGGGATGGCCAGCGGTGTCGTCGAGACCAAGCTGACCATCGGCATCGTCATCCAGCAGCTGACCACACTGATCGATACCCCGCTGGAAGAATCGCAGTTCATGGGACCGGTGAAGAACTTCCCGGAAGATTTTTCCGAAGAAGACAAGACGCGACTGACCGCTGCTTATGAGGCCAAGACCAAGGAAATCGACGCCGCCCACAAGCGCATGCGCGACTTCCTGCGTGACGAATATATCGACGCAGCGCGCGAGGAAGTTGGCCTGAGCCAGATGAAAGGCGGCGAGAAGCTCTATGCCCAGCTGGTCGAGCAGACCACCACGCTGCCGCTTGATCCTGACACCATCCACAATATCGGGCTGGAAGAGGTCGAGCGGATCAAGGGCGACCTTGAAGAGCTTAAGGCCGAAGTCGGCTTCGAAGGCACGCTGACTGAATTTTTCGACTTTGTCCGCACCGATGCGAAGTTCAAGCCGGAAAGCCGCGAGTGGCTGACACAGGATTATTACCGGATCGGCAAGGAAGTCGACAAAGTCATCGGCGACTACTTCTCGCTGCTGCCCAAGTCGGAGCTCAAGATCGAACCGTATGATCCGTCGATCGAGCAGTTCCAGGCCGGTGGTTCCTATCAGTCGGGTACGCCCGATGGCTCGCGTCCGGGGACATTCTATTTCAACGCCTATGACCTGCCGAGCCGCCTGACGACCGGTAATACCACGCTGTACCTGCACGAAGGCGCGCCGGGTCACCATTTCCAGATCATGCTGGCGCAGGAAAACACCGCGCTGCCCAACTTCATGCGCTTTGGCGGCACCACCGCCTTTGTCGAAGGCTGGGCGCTTTATGCCGAGACGCTGGGCTACGAGATGGGCTTCTATGAAGATCCGTGGGCACGCTACGGCACGCTGCAGGACGAGCAGCTGCGCGCCATGCGCCTGGTGGTCGATACCGGCATTCACTCGAAGGGCTGGAGCCGCGAGCAGGCGATCGATTTCATGCTCACCAACTCGGGCATGACCCGCACCGAAGTGGTGGCCGAAGTCGAACGCTACATCGCCATCCCGTCGCAGGCGCTGGCTTACAAGATGGGTGCACTCACCATCCAGCGGCTGCGCAAGAAAGCCGAAGACACGCTGGGCGATGATTTCGACATCAAGGAATTCCATGCCCAGGTGCTTGGTACCGGCGGCCTGCCGCTGGCGGTGCTGGAAGCCAAGATCGATCGCTGGATCGCCAGCCAGCAATAA
- a CDS encoding flavin-containing monooxygenase, with the protein MNAMGELPRNGSAQAGNHVDVLIVGAGISGVGSAWHVQNQCPGMSYAILERKDTFGGTWDTHKYPGIRSDSDLYTFGYRFKPWVGPPIATAEEILAYMGEVIEENGIGEHIRYGHSIRSCAFSRETGLWTVTAEAGGEEVTYTCRFLWMCSGYYDHENPYIPDWKGVEDFRGLFVHAQKWDPATDYAGKRVLVIGSGATAATVVPEFAKSAAHVTMLQRSPTYFFCHPNQNELADRLREVGIDEETVHRVVRQQILYDQDVLTQRCIDEPEAVFEELKALIREYAGEDFEFEPHFTPRYRVWQQRLAFCPDGDVFQAVAQGKASVVTDTIDRFTEKGVLTSSGEEIEADIIVAATGFRLSVMGDMEVSVDGKRIDWSDTITWRGMMFTGVPNLAWVMGYFRASWTLRVDMMGDLVCRMLNHMRERGATSIEVAPPKGLSLGAWIDADNFNPGYLQRGMGQLPKAGEGSEWRHTQDYWREKDEFPAVDLDGPSFVYRTAKEREVA; encoded by the coding sequence ATGAACGCGATGGGAGAATTGCCCAGAAACGGCAGCGCACAGGCTGGAAACCATGTCGATGTGCTGATTGTCGGAGCCGGGATATCGGGGGTTGGCTCGGCCTGGCACGTACAGAACCAATGCCCGGGCATGAGCTATGCCATCCTTGAACGCAAGGACACCTTCGGCGGTACCTGGGATACGCACAAGTACCCCGGGATCCGCTCGGATTCAGACCTCTACACCTTTGGGTATCGCTTCAAGCCATGGGTCGGCCCGCCGATCGCCACGGCCGAGGAAATCCTCGCCTATATGGGCGAAGTGATCGAAGAGAACGGCATCGGCGAGCACATCCGCTATGGCCACAGCATTCGCAGCTGCGCCTTCTCGCGCGAGACCGGTCTGTGGACCGTCACAGCTGAGGCAGGGGGCGAAGAAGTCACCTACACCTGTCGGTTCCTGTGGATGTGTTCGGGCTATTACGACCATGAAAATCCCTACATCCCCGACTGGAAGGGGGTAGAGGATTTCCGGGGCCTGTTCGTGCATGCCCAGAAGTGGGATCCGGCGACCGACTATGCCGGCAAGCGCGTGCTGGTGATCGGGTCAGGGGCCACGGCAGCCACTGTCGTGCCCGAATTCGCCAAGAGTGCGGCGCATGTGACCATGCTGCAGCGCAGCCCGACCTATTTCTTCTGCCATCCCAACCAGAACGAACTGGCCGACCGCTTGCGCGAAGTGGGTATTGACGAAGAGACGGTGCATCGCGTCGTCCGCCAGCAAATCCTCTACGATCAGGATGTGCTGACGCAGCGTTGTATCGATGAGCCGGAAGCGGTGTTCGAGGAGCTGAAGGCCCTCATTCGCGAATATGCGGGCGAGGATTTCGAATTCGAGCCGCATTTCACCCCGCGCTATCGCGTGTGGCAGCAAAGGCTCGCTTTCTGTCCGGACGGAGACGTGTTCCAGGCAGTCGCGCAAGGCAAGGCGAGCGTCGTTACCGACACGATCGACCGCTTCACCGAGAAGGGCGTGTTGACCTCCTCGGGCGAAGAGATCGAGGCTGACATTATCGTCGCTGCAACGGGCTTCCGGCTCTCGGTCATGGGCGACATGGAAGTCAGCGTGGATGGCAAGCGGATCGACTGGAGCGACACCATTACATGGCGGGGCATGATGTTCACCGGCGTGCCCAACCTGGCCTGGGTGATGGGTTATTTCCGCGCCAGCTGGACCTTGCGGGTCGACATGATGGGCGACCTTGTGTGCCGCATGCTCAATCACATGCGCGAACGGGGGGCGACCTCGATCGAAGTCGCCCCGCCAAAGGGATTGTCACTCGGCGCGTGGATCGATGCCGACAATTTCAACCCCGGTTACCTCCAGCGGGGGATGGGCCAGTTGCCCAAGGCCGGTGAAGGGTCCGAATGGCGCCACACACAGGACTATTGGCGCGAGAAAGACGAATTCCCGGCGGTCGACCTCGACGGGCCGTCGTTCGTCTATCGCACCGCGAAGGAGCGCGAAGTCGCCTGA